The Chaetodon auriga isolate fChaAug3 chromosome 3, fChaAug3.hap1, whole genome shotgun sequence genome has a window encoding:
- the srek1ip1 gene encoding protein SREK1IP1 → MADPGPNKDNIRAGCKKCGYPGHLTFECRNFVRVDPQKDIVLDVSSTSSEESEDDVASAQHNEKLGRSGQHRRGSYDDDNNTKKMHKQKKDRDRMSRKRSASSSSDEEARKKKKKHSRSHSSSDEEERRKRKKKKLKSHKKKSKKNKREHGKNHKKKHRKRKQNESSSSSSSSSSSESSDSD, encoded by the exons ATGGCTGATCCAG GGCCTAATAAGGACAACATCAGAGCTGGGTGCAAGAAATGTGGCTATC CGGGCCACTTGACCTTTGAGTGCCGAAACTTTGTCAGAGTTGACCCCCAGAAAGACATCGTTCTGGATGTAAGCAGCACCAGCAGTGAGGAGAGCGAGGACGACGTAGCTTCAGCTCAGCACAACGAGAAGCTGGGGCGAAGTGGCCAGCACCGTAGAG GTTCCTATGATGACgacaacaatacaaaaaagatgcacaaacagaagaaagacagagacagaatgtCAAGAAAGAG ATCTGCTTCATCGTCAAGTGATGAGGAGgccaggaagaagaaaaagaaacacagccGGTCCCACTCTTCATCTGATGAAGAAGagcggaggaagaggaagaaaaagaaactgaaaagccacaagaagaagagcaaaaagaacaaaagggaACACGGGAAGAATCACAAGAAGAAACAtaggaagaggaaacaaaacgagtcttcctcctcctcctcttcatctagCTCCAGTGAATCCTCAGACAGTGACTGA